The Methanobacterium lacus genome includes a region encoding these proteins:
- the aroC gene encoding chorismate synthase: MSGNSIGKIFTVTTFGSSHGTALGAVIDGCPAGLELSTQDIQTELDKRRPGTSKITTSRNEMDQVKLVSGIFEGKTDGTPITALVYNSDMDSSAYENIKDTPRPGHGDYTWKARYDVYDYRGGGRGSGRVTIGHVIGGAVAKKLLNTLNIKVISHVTQVGTIKADPVDVNELETNINQNAVRCADLEAAERMEAEIIETKKSGDSIGGIVETVVLNPPAGLGDPIFGKLDAELAGGLMGIGSVKGVEIGLGFKSAELKGSQMNDEFLIETNTIKTRTNHSGGILGGITTGMPINIRMAVKPTPSISLTQKTVDTKSMESKDILIQGRHDPCICPRVTTVAEATVSIILADQLIRAGYIDPCKL; this comes from the coding sequence ATGTCGGGAAATAGTATTGGTAAAATCTTCACTGTCACAACATTTGGATCAAGCCATGGCACTGCACTTGGAGCAGTAATTGATGGATGTCCAGCAGGTCTAGAACTTTCAACACAAGATATACAGACAGAATTAGATAAGAGAAGACCTGGAACCAGCAAGATCACCACATCAAGAAATGAAATGGATCAAGTTAAACTAGTATCTGGAATTTTTGAGGGAAAAACCGATGGAACTCCAATAACAGCTCTAGTTTACAATTCAGACATGGATTCTTCTGCCTATGAAAACATTAAAGACACTCCCAGACCTGGCCATGGAGACTACACTTGGAAAGCAAGATATGATGTCTACGACTACAGAGGAGGAGGACGTGGAAGTGGCAGGGTAACCATAGGGCATGTAATTGGAGGAGCAGTTGCAAAAAAACTCCTCAACACATTAAACATCAAAGTAATATCCCATGTTACTCAAGTCGGAACAATCAAGGCGGATCCTGTTGATGTCAACGAACTAGAAACTAACATAAACCAGAATGCAGTTAGATGTGCAGATCTAGAAGCAGCTGAAAGAATGGAAGCAGAAATAATTGAAACAAAGAAGTCTGGAGATTCTATTGGGGGAATAGTTGAAACAGTTGTACTAAATCCCCCTGCAGGATTGGGTGATCCAATATTTGGAAAGCTAGATGCAGAATTGGCAGGCGGACTCATGGGAATAGGTTCTGTTAAGGGCGTAGAGATAGGTTTAGGATTTAAATCAGCAGAACTCAAAGGATCCCAAATGAACGATGAATTTTTAATTGAAACTAATACAATAAAAACAAGAACTAACCATTCTGGGGGAATACTTGGAGGAATCACAACTGGAATGCCTATAAACATCCGCATGGCAGTTAAACCAACACCATCAATTTCATTGACACAAAAAACAGTTGATACTAAATCAATGGAATCTAAGGACATATTAATTCAGGGCAGGCACGACCCATGCATCTGCCCAAGGGTAACAACGGTGGCAGAAGCAACAGTATCAATAATCCTTGCAGACCAACTTATAAGGGCAGGTTACATAGACCCATGCAAACTTTGA
- the hemB gene encoding porphobilinogen synthase, whose amino-acid sequence MEFPVTRMRRLRKDQNIRNILTETKLNPEDFIYPIFINEALEDGNKEEIKTMPGQFRFSINDAVTYLKELESIGLSSVILFGMPEIKDEKGSMAYHKNGVIQQTIRKLKAETDLVVITDVCLCEYTSHGHCGIIKDGEVLNDPTLNYLSKVALSHAEAGADIVAPSDMMDGRVASIRKVLDLNGYQDTIIMSYSAKYASAFYAPFREAVCSTPSFGDRKTYQMNPANSQEALREVKLDIAEGADMIIVKPAMPYMDIIREVKDEFKMPTVAYQVSGEYSMIMAGIENGYLTQDSIYESLLSIKRSGADLIISYFAPEFLEGKI is encoded by the coding sequence ATGGAATTTCCAGTAACTAGAATGAGGAGACTCAGAAAGGATCAAAATATCAGAAATATTCTTACAGAAACTAAATTAAATCCAGAAGATTTCATATACCCTATTTTTATTAATGAAGCACTTGAAGACGGCAACAAGGAAGAAATAAAAACCATGCCGGGCCAGTTCAGATTTTCAATAAACGATGCTGTTACCTACCTTAAAGAACTTGAATCAATTGGATTATCATCTGTTATCCTGTTTGGAATGCCAGAAATTAAAGATGAAAAGGGATCAATGGCGTATCATAAAAATGGTGTGATACAACAAACAATTCGAAAACTAAAGGCAGAAACAGACTTGGTTGTTATTACAGATGTGTGTCTTTGTGAGTACACCTCCCATGGTCACTGCGGAATCATCAAAGATGGGGAAGTTTTAAACGACCCTACTTTAAACTACCTATCAAAAGTTGCTTTAAGCCATGCTGAAGCAGGAGCTGATATTGTTGCACCATCCGATATGATGGATGGTAGAGTAGCAAGCATCAGAAAAGTATTAGACCTCAACGGTTACCAAGACACCATAATCATGTCTTACTCAGCCAAGTACGCCTCAGCTTTTTACGCACCATTCAGAGAGGCTGTTTGTTCAACACCTAGTTTTGGTGACAGGAAAACTTATCAAATGAACCCTGCAAATTCCCAGGAAGCCCTGAGAGAGGTTAAACTAGACATAGCTGAAGGGGCGGACATGATAATAGTTAAACCTGCAATGCCATACATGGATATTATAAGAGAAGTTAAAGATGAATTTAAAATGCCCACAGTAGCATATCAAGTTAGTGGAGAGTACTCCATGATTATGGCTGGAATTGAAAATGGATATCTCACACAAGATTCAATTTATGAATCTTTACTGTCAATTAAAAGATCCGGGGCGGACCTCATCATCAGTTACTTTGCTCCTGAATTTTTAGAGGGAAAAATTTAA
- a CDS encoding DASS family sodium-coupled anion symporter, with amino-acid sequence MPLAIIAFLVVMLVPLPGLSYPGHAAIALLIFAIIMWASEAQHLAVTSLILLFLQPILGIASFGNAVIGFANPILFLMIGGFILAVAIGKSGLAKRFTYWMLSKVGTTPNMSIFAAVFSTGLLSAWIENVVAFAMLLPIIKTIIPLFGINDAEKGNSNFAKAMVLGASYGSLAGGFGTEIGTAPNLMAAAYTHLPFANWMVFGFPLAIIMLIVTWKLLGWIFPPEVDGIVGGKETLHKSMSVMGPISKQEKITAVILFFTIGLWVTTGITGLDSYSVALIGAALYFISGVIDWKDAQEGVDWGLIIFFGGALSLGAALLNTGAAAWLIQDLIGLMGNSVSTLAIMLMLMIIAVIFTQVMSNIALAAILVPLSVTLAAAQGQPVGIYAVPVAISCSLSFMFPMADPTVAMAYGTGYVKIKEILKAGIPMVVIGIIITIAVILTIGKPFLG; translated from the coding sequence ATGCCTTTAGCGATCATTGCTTTTTTAGTGGTCATGCTAGTCCCATTACCAGGTTTAAGTTATCCTGGACATGCTGCAATTGCATTATTAATATTTGCAATTATAATGTGGGCTAGTGAAGCTCAGCATTTAGCAGTAACATCTCTAATACTACTTTTCTTACAACCTATTCTGGGTATTGCAAGTTTTGGTAATGCAGTAATTGGTTTTGCCAATCCAATATTATTCTTAATGATTGGTGGTTTCATTTTAGCTGTTGCAATTGGTAAAAGTGGACTTGCTAAACGTTTCACCTATTGGATGTTATCTAAAGTTGGAACAACACCTAATATGAGTATATTTGCTGCAGTGTTCAGTACAGGACTATTATCTGCTTGGATTGAAAATGTTGTGGCATTTGCAATGTTACTTCCAATTATTAAAACCATAATACCTTTATTTGGTATAAATGATGCAGAGAAGGGTAACAGTAACTTTGCCAAGGCCATGGTTTTAGGTGCTTCTTACGGTTCACTTGCAGGTGGATTTGGTACTGAAATAGGTACGGCACCGAACTTGATGGCTGCAGCTTACACACACCTCCCATTTGCCAACTGGATGGTCTTTGGATTTCCTCTTGCAATAATCATGTTAATTGTTACATGGAAATTGTTAGGCTGGATATTCCCACCAGAAGTAGATGGAATTGTGGGTGGAAAGGAAACACTGCACAAATCAATGAGTGTCATGGGGCCAATCTCAAAGCAGGAAAAAATTACCGCTGTCATTCTGTTCTTCACCATAGGATTATGGGTAACAACAGGTATAACGGGTTTAGACAGTTATTCAGTGGCCTTAATTGGTGCTGCATTGTACTTCATATCAGGTGTTATTGACTGGAAAGATGCTCAAGAAGGAGTTGACTGGGGACTTATCATATTCTTTGGAGGTGCACTGTCCTTGGGAGCGGCCCTTCTAAATACTGGTGCAGCAGCATGGCTCATACAAGACCTAATCGGTTTGATGGGAAACAGCGTTTCAACTTTGGCCATAATGCTTATGCTGATGATAATTGCAGTTATATTCACCCAGGTAATGTCTAACATTGCTCTTGCAGCAATTTTAGTTCCGTTATCTGTGACACTTGCAGCTGCACAAGGTCAGCCAGTAGGTATCTATGCGGTACCTGTTGCGATTTCATGTTCACTTTCGTTCATGTTCCCAATGGCAGATCCAACAGTTGCCATGGCATACGGAACAGGATATGTGAAGATAAAAGAAATCCTCAAAGCAGGAATTCCAATGGTGGTAATTGGAATAATTATCACAATAGCCGTAATTTTAACAATAGGAAAACCATTCCTAGGTTAA
- a CDS encoding AI-2E family transporter has protein sequence MFEDIKIPGYLNKIVVLVLVILALAGLKLVSSILGPILIAMFFSILIYPFLKWLNRRGFSYNVSIIITLVGFAVLGGVIIEILYFSLSQMVSALPSFSINSSSALSSEANYVAQTIISHFPMGAVTDIVGTAVFVFFATIFMIYEIPNLKVRLEKGLGKDNNNLNEMIGLIDTFIKYFLIRVKVNLFAALGFIGIFLAFDINFALLWGILTFFLGFIPYLGIMIAAIPPILATWAKYGIQGAILITILFIIVNTIAESIIFPRQTGKGLQMSIYVVFVSLFVWGWILGPSGFLLAIPLTIIVIKYLEKYDETRWLAILMTSDDDENNVNE, from the coding sequence ATGTTTGAAGATATAAAGATTCCCGGATATTTGAATAAAATTGTCGTTTTAGTGTTGGTAATATTGGCCTTGGCGGGGCTTAAACTTGTTTCATCTATTTTAGGGCCGATCCTAATTGCCATGTTTTTCAGTATTCTTATATATCCATTTTTAAAGTGGTTAAATAGAAGGGGTTTCTCTTACAATGTGTCAATCATCATCACACTAGTTGGATTCGCAGTGCTTGGGGGAGTCATAATTGAAATTCTCTACTTCAGTTTGAGTCAGATGGTAAGTGCACTACCATCATTTTCAATAAATTCCTCATCAGCCCTTTCTTCTGAAGCCAACTACGTGGCACAAACCATTATCTCACACTTTCCAATGGGTGCTGTGACAGACATAGTGGGAACAGCTGTGTTTGTGTTCTTCGCAACTATATTCATGATATACGAAATTCCCAATCTTAAAGTAAGGTTAGAGAAGGGACTGGGAAAGGATAACAACAACTTGAATGAGATGATTGGTCTTATTGATACATTTATCAAGTATTTTTTAATCAGGGTGAAGGTTAACTTGTTTGCAGCACTGGGTTTTATTGGAATATTTTTAGCCTTCGATATTAATTTCGCACTTCTTTGGGGAATTCTGACATTTTTCCTTGGTTTCATACCCTACTTGGGGATTATGATAGCTGCTATACCACCAATTCTAGCAACATGGGCAAAGTATGGTATTCAAGGTGCGATTCTAATTACCATTCTCTTTATTATAGTTAACACCATCGCTGAAAGTATTATATTCCCAAGACAAACTGGTAAAGGACTTCAAATGTCGATATATGTTGTTTTTGTGTCGTTGTTTGTATGGGGATGGATACTCGGCCCTTCAGGATTTTTATTGGCCATTCCATTAACCATAATTGTGATTAAATACCTTGAAAAGTACGATGAAACACGCTGGCTTGCAATTCTCATGACCAGTGATGATGATGAAAATAACGTGAATGAATAA
- a CDS encoding universal stress protein: MHKKILLPTDGSENAIKAGEHAISLADMSGAEIIILNVIDTSYLDAIPQPEVREDVDEELRNDMKNAVKKFEETIEENQCSGTCKNINFKVLLKEGNPADVILKTIDDEGIDQVIMGKSGKQGLEKFLLGRTTDKIVKESKVPVNVIS; the protein is encoded by the coding sequence ATGCACAAAAAAATATTACTACCCACAGATGGTTCTGAAAACGCTATTAAAGCAGGGGAGCATGCAATATCACTTGCAGATATGAGTGGTGCTGAAATAATTATTTTAAACGTGATAGACACATCTTATCTTGATGCCATACCACAACCAGAAGTCAGAGAAGATGTGGACGAAGAACTTAGGAACGATATGAAAAATGCAGTAAAAAAGTTTGAAGAAACAATTGAAGAAAATCAATGCAGTGGCACATGTAAAAATATCAATTTCAAGGTCCTTTTAAAGGAAGGCAATCCTGCTGATGTTATATTAAAAACCATAGATGATGAAGGAATTGATCAGGTAATAATGGGAAAATCAGGCAAACAAGGTCTAGAGAAATTCTTATTAGGAAGAACTACCGATAAAATCGTTAAAGAATCGAAGGTACCCGTGAACGTCATCTCTTAA
- a CDS encoding endonuclease III domain-containing protein: MNKYDNQEFIAIYTQLYDLYGPQGWWPLQDIVSGLTPTKSGAQTGYHPLDYKLPKTPNQRFEIILGTILTQNTAWTSAEKALKNLKNLDVIDPKKILSIDTETLKAAIKCAGFLNQKANYIIGIAEFFNELDGEIPTRKELLSVKGVGNETADSILLYAYKQPFFVVDAYTKRIFTQLKLVNEKDSYLEIKKKFESNLPQDYKLFNEYHALIVEHAKRYYSKKPYAVNDPLVDNKIGQ, encoded by the coding sequence ATGAATAAATACGATAATCAAGAATTCATAGCCATTTACACCCAATTATATGATCTTTACGGACCACAAGGTTGGTGGCCTCTGCAAGATATTGTATCTGGTTTAACACCCACTAAATCAGGGGCACAAACTGGTTATCATCCCCTTGATTATAAACTGCCCAAAACCCCCAACCAAAGGTTTGAGATAATACTCGGAACCATACTCACACAAAATACAGCATGGACCTCTGCAGAGAAAGCCCTGAAAAATCTGAAAAATTTGGATGTTATAGATCCCAAAAAAATTTTATCCATAGACACTGAAACACTTAAAGCAGCCATTAAATGTGCTGGCTTTTTAAATCAAAAAGCAAACTACATCATTGGCATAGCAGAATTTTTCAACGAGTTAGATGGTGAAATTCCAACAAGAAAGGAACTGTTGAGTGTTAAGGGAGTTGGAAATGAAACAGCCGATTCAATATTGCTTTATGCATATAAACAGCCTTTCTTTGTTGTAGATGCCTATACTAAGCGGATATTCACACAGTTAAAACTCGTGAATGAAAAAGATAGTTACTTAGAAATTAAAAAAAAGTTTGAATCGAACCTACCCCAAGATTACAAGCTCTTTAATGAGTATCATGCATTAATAGTGGAACATGCCAAAAGATATTATAGTAAAAAGCCATACGCAGTAAATGATCCCCTCGTTGATAATAAAATAGGGCAATAA
- a CDS encoding response regulator has product MSNQTDVIKVLLVEDNLGDARLIQEMLSLDDTHNYDLVHSKRLDDGIKMFIKEKFDVMLLDLGLPDSDGMETFDIMRYNAPDIPIIVLTGFKEDVIEMGAVGRGAKNYIVKDELNTKLLIKSIDDALEDQ; this is encoded by the coding sequence ATTAGCAACCAAACTGACGTCATAAAGGTTTTACTGGTTGAAGATAATCTTGGAGATGCTAGGCTGATTCAGGAAATGTTGAGTTTGGATGATACACATAACTATGATTTGGTTCATAGTAAAAGACTGGATGATGGCATTAAAATGTTTATTAAAGAAAAGTTTGATGTAATGCTACTTGACCTCGGACTGCCTGACAGTGATGGTATGGAAACCTTTGATATCATGAGATACAATGCCCCAGATATTCCAATTATTGTACTTACAGGTTTCAAAGAAGATGTAATTGAAATGGGTGCAGTTGGAAGGGGTGCAAAAAATTATATTGTTAAGGATGAACTGAATACTAAATTATTGATAAAATCAATTGATGATGCACTGGAAGATCAATAA
- a CDS encoding rubredoxin, translated as MKYRCDICGYIYNPETGDDENDIKAGIDFYDLPSDWVCPRCGIDREQFIPVDKLTGSEGEGPMALMILALTNGLWNISGRGSYSVTREIGRVFVNELKKEGVNFKNSKDSLECVKDYFLRNKFAGGVLYDINEEGAELEIKNCRFFGICKQLENQGVLITTCPYTNTAAMALEESTGYRYRIKKEQEGYGHHIELKRVSKI; from the coding sequence GTGAAATACAGATGTGATATTTGCGGTTATATTTATAATCCCGAAACAGGGGATGATGAAAATGATATAAAAGCAGGCATTGACTTTTATGACCTTCCATCAGATTGGGTTTGCCCAAGGTGTGGAATTGATAGGGAACAATTCATTCCAGTTGACAAGCTGACAGGTTCTGAAGGTGAAGGACCAATGGCACTTATGATACTGGCCTTGACCAACGGTCTCTGGAATATTTCTGGGAGAGGTTCATATTCTGTAACCAGAGAGATTGGGCGTGTATTTGTAAATGAACTCAAAAAGGAAGGAGTAAATTTCAAAAATAGTAAAGATTCACTTGAATGTGTAAAAGATTATTTCCTGAGAAATAAGTTTGCAGGTGGAGTTTTATATGACATCAATGAAGAGGGTGCAGAGCTTGAAATAAAAAACTGCCGTTTCTTTGGAATTTGCAAACAGCTTGAAAACCAAGGTGTTCTCATAACCACATGTCCATACACCAATACAGCAGCAATGGCACTTGAAGAATCTACAGGTTACAGGTACAGGATCAAAAAAGAACAAGAAGGATATGGACATCACATTGAATTGAAACGGGTTTCAAAGATATGA
- a CDS encoding 4Fe-4S dicluster domain-containing protein: MKKIRFTDISVTVISHTFKQRFLLAKICNTLPPVAWVVKKLFFDGDDIQVLPMDKAVKKNSLVQSIDVDSKVPLSESSPVPSDVLRLMIKQSRYRFILNFCICRTANNCEKFPHDLGCLFLGKGASRISPSVGRPVSIDEAIAHIEKCGEAGLVHIIGRNKIDSIWLNAGKHDELLTICNCCDCCCLWKMATYLPEHIGSSLMPMDGIELVYNRDFCTLCGACTKDECFVHAITMDTDGVTIDKKRCRKCGRCVDTCRHGGLTISMDSNTVNRSLEHVEKLVDVNMS; encoded by the coding sequence ATGAAAAAAATTAGATTTACAGATATCAGTGTAACAGTTATCAGTCACACATTTAAACAAAGATTTTTGCTTGCAAAAATTTGTAATACCCTACCTCCAGTTGCGTGGGTGGTTAAAAAACTATTTTTTGATGGTGATGACATCCAAGTGCTTCCAATGGACAAAGCTGTGAAGAAAAATTCTTTAGTCCAAAGTATCGATGTTGATAGTAAGGTTCCATTGTCTGAAAGTTCCCCTGTTCCGAGCGATGTTTTAAGACTCATGATCAAACAGAGCAGATATCGTTTCATATTGAATTTCTGCATCTGCAGAACTGCTAATAATTGTGAAAAATTTCCCCATGACTTGGGATGTCTCTTCCTTGGTAAGGGAGCAAGTAGAATATCTCCAAGCGTAGGTAGGCCAGTGAGTATTGATGAAGCAATTGCTCACATCGAAAAATGTGGTGAAGCTGGTTTAGTTCATATAATTGGACGTAACAAGATCGACAGTATATGGTTAAATGCTGGTAAACATGATGAGTTACTCACCATATGCAACTGCTGTGATTGTTGTTGCCTTTGGAAAATGGCTACCTATCTACCTGAACATATTGGCAGTAGTTTAATGCCAATGGATGGCATCGAACTGGTTTACAATCGGGATTTTTGCACTCTATGTGGAGCATGTACGAAAGATGAATGCTTTGTTCATGCCATAACCATGGATACTGATGGAGTAACCATTGACAAAAAGAGATGTAGAAAATGTGGAAGATGTGTTGATACTTGTAGGCATGGAGGATTGACTATTTCTATGGATTCTAATACTGTAAACCGTTCACTTGAACACGTTGAAAAATTGGTGGATGTTAATATGAGTTAA
- the pheS gene encoding phenylalanine--tRNA ligase subunit alpha, whose protein sequence is MNADKIDKVIDELHINEKKVLKGLESAGLEAIPEEIVETQKMNIKAVMSAAGILESRGLIEVQKDEKNVVSLTDDGKQYAQEGLPERKLLKSLGENKSIPMKDIGQKTNLEPSEVKIAIGWLVRKKWAKINQGIVEITNEGLNSLNTQSDDEQVLDKLMDAQKILMDPTKIIKDSFNLGFNLLKQRKGIINVKKDSQYLLKVTEDGKAVIDKGIDLTYTVSQLTHEQLKTGSWKSLKFRSYDINAEHPETFPGKIHPLTRIIEEIRNVFLNMGFTESSGNILESAFWNFDCLFQPQDHAAREMQDTFYIKNPQYSKLPDNDIVNRVKDVHEHGGSTGSEGWNYSWDREVAKQSVLRTHTTCVSARFLEEYEPPLKMFSVGRVFRRETITYKHLPEFHQVEGIVAAEDINYKNLLGIIEEFYHKLGFKVRFRPAYFPYTYLSTECEIYLPQKESWIELGGSGMFRPEVLEPLGVETPVLAFGLGIERLAMLKLGISDIRMLYKSDIGWLRDLPVSDGVKLK, encoded by the coding sequence ATGAATGCAGATAAAATTGATAAAGTTATTGATGAATTGCACATCAACGAAAAGAAGGTTTTGAAGGGACTCGAGTCTGCGGGTTTGGAAGCCATTCCCGAAGAAATTGTGGAAACCCAGAAAATGAATATCAAAGCTGTTATGAGTGCAGCAGGCATACTAGAATCTAGAGGCCTAATAGAAGTTCAAAAAGATGAGAAAAATGTGGTTTCTTTAACAGACGATGGTAAACAGTACGCCCAGGAAGGTTTACCCGAGAGAAAACTGTTAAAATCGTTAGGGGAGAATAAATCAATACCTATGAAGGACATAGGTCAAAAAACCAATTTAGAACCTTCAGAAGTAAAAATTGCAATTGGTTGGCTTGTAAGGAAAAAATGGGCAAAAATTAACCAGGGAATTGTTGAGATCACGAATGAAGGTTTGAATTCCTTAAACACTCAGTCTGATGATGAACAGGTATTGGATAAACTGATGGATGCCCAGAAAATCTTAATGGATCCCACTAAAATTATTAAAGACAGTTTCAACTTGGGGTTCAACCTATTAAAACAAAGAAAGGGAATAATAAATGTTAAAAAGGACAGTCAGTATTTACTGAAGGTTACAGAAGACGGGAAGGCAGTTATAGATAAGGGAATAGACCTCACATACACTGTTTCACAGCTCACACATGAACAGCTTAAAACAGGTTCATGGAAATCTTTGAAATTCAGAAGTTATGATATCAATGCTGAACATCCGGAAACCTTTCCAGGAAAGATCCATCCTTTAACCAGGATTATTGAGGAGATAAGAAATGTATTCTTGAACATGGGTTTTACAGAATCCAGCGGAAACATTCTTGAATCAGCCTTCTGGAATTTTGACTGTTTGTTCCAGCCACAGGATCATGCTGCAAGGGAAATGCAGGATACATTTTACATCAAAAATCCACAGTACTCGAAGTTGCCAGACAATGATATTGTAAACAGGGTTAAAGACGTACATGAACATGGTGGTAGCACAGGGTCTGAAGGATGGAACTACTCATGGGATCGTGAGGTTGCTAAACAATCTGTACTTCGAACCCATACTACCTGTGTATCTGCAAGATTTTTGGAGGAATATGAGCCTCCACTTAAAATGTTTTCAGTTGGAAGGGTCTTCAGACGGGAAACCATAACCTACAAACATCTACCTGAATTTCACCAGGTTGAAGGAATTGTTGCTGCAGAGGATATTAACTACAAAAATCTCCTTGGAATTATTGAGGAATTTTACCATAAGCTTGGATTTAAGGTAAGGTTCAGACCAGCTTACTTCCCCTACACCTATCTCTCCACAGAATGTGAAATATATTTGCCTCAAAAGGAAAGCTGGATAGAACTTGGAGGGTCTGGAATGTTTAGACCCGAAGTTTTAGAACCCTTAGGAGTTGAAACCCCCGTTTTAGCATTTGGTCTTGGAATAGAAAGACTTGCAATGTTAAAACTTGGAATAAGCGACATTAGAATGCTATATAAGAGTGATATAGGCTGGCTTAGAGATCTTCCTGTGTCCGACGGTGTGAAACTCAAATAA
- a CDS encoding triphosphoribosyl-dephospho-CoA synthase — protein MDPDFIAKTAQIASVLEVSGYPKPGNVHRTQDFSDMVFEDFLISGVVIGNIMKKAAKLGQIHGSNSREMSQIEVGKLIKEAVVETDKWIKNNTNLGIIMLLTPISAAAGMSDEIDELQYSVDEILRATTPQDAVDLYEAINIAEAGGMGVQDDLDVSNDNAKAELIEKNINMFDVLDLSSQWDMLANELTRTMPITFELGYPTFKEVRKDHGINKATVQTFLTILSIYPDTLIARKYGLETAQEVSVDAGLIIKEGGALTDNGMDMLMEFDNDLVKKKLNPGTTADLTASSVMVALLDEYKTNFN, from the coding sequence TTGGATCCTGATTTCATTGCAAAAACCGCCCAAATAGCATCGGTGTTAGAAGTTAGTGGCTATCCTAAGCCTGGAAATGTGCACAGAACACAAGATTTTTCAGATATGGTGTTTGAAGACTTTTTAATCAGTGGAGTAGTGATTGGGAATATCATGAAAAAAGCTGCAAAACTTGGTCAAATCCACGGCTCAAATTCCAGAGAAATGTCCCAGATCGAAGTAGGGAAACTCATTAAAGAAGCCGTGGTTGAAACAGATAAGTGGATAAAAAACAACACCAATCTAGGTATAATAATGCTCCTTACTCCCATCAGTGCTGCTGCTGGAATGAGTGACGAAATAGATGAACTTCAATACAGCGTAGATGAAATTTTGAGGGCTACTACACCTCAAGACGCTGTTGATCTTTATGAAGCGATAAATATAGCTGAAGCAGGTGGAATGGGAGTTCAGGATGATTTAGATGTTTCAAATGATAATGCTAAAGCAGAACTCATTGAAAAGAACATCAATATGTTCGATGTTTTGGATCTATCATCACAGTGGGACATGCTTGCAAACGAACTTACCAGAACCATGCCAATCACATTTGAATTGGGTTATCCGACATTTAAGGAAGTTAGAAAGGATCATGGCATAAATAAAGCCACTGTCCAAACCTTTTTAACCATACTCTCAATATATCCTGACACATTGATAGCACGGAAATATGGACTTGAAACTGCACAGGAAGTTTCTGTAGATGCTGGTCTGATTATTAAGGAAGGTGGAGCATTGACTGATAATGGTATGGATATGCTTATGGAATTCGATAATGATCTGGTTAAAAAGAAATTAAATCCCGGAACAACAGCAGATCTAACTGCATCATCAGTTATGGTTGCTCTTCTGGACGAATATAAAACAAATTTTAATTGA